The Apium graveolens cultivar Ventura chromosome 10, ASM990537v1, whole genome shotgun sequence nucleotide sequence AACTTTTCTCTTTTATtgataatgcgctctagtgtgtaaattacaccagtcccatggctactatgctctatggggaaattatttgaaaaaattTTCTTCCTTCTGCTAGTTCCAAGGTTCGCAGTCACATGTACTACctccctaggctaggaggaatttatttgctactagCCTATTACATAAGAATCAAAATAAGAAAATAAGGGGGACACAGCTacaccctactgataatacttcCGCAAATGTTCTGCATTCCATGCTCGAGGAATAAGTTTACCATCCAGATCTTCTAAGCGATAGGTCCCTTTCCAGAGTATAGCTTTAACtttgtacggtccttcccaattagctccaagcaccccgtgctgagctatcttagtgttaggcataacctttctcaatatgAGATCTCCAACCTTGAACGGTACAGATTTTACCTTTTTATTGAAATACCTTGCGACCCTCTGCTGATAAGCAGCGAGCTTCAATTGAGCGTTCGCCCGGGCTTCATCTAACAGGTCCAAGTGGAGCCTCTGGTTGACTTCCGCATCTTCCTCGATAAACGCATCTCTCCGTAGAGATCCTGCTCCTACCTCCACGGGAACCATGGCCTCATACCCATAGGTCAGCAGAAAAGGGGTTTCACCTGTGGTCGACCTAGGTGTCGTGTTGTAAGACCAAAGGACCATAGGCATCTCTTCTGGCCAATCCCCTTTTTTCTCTTCTAACTTTGCCTTCAAGGTatgttttatgattttgtttatggcTTCTGTCTGACCACTACTCTGCGGATGATAAACCACGGCGAAGTCTTTTTAAATCTTTAAGTTTTCATAAAGCTTCCTTAACTCGTTACTATCAAATTGCTTTCCATTGTCTGAGATGAGTTTGTAGGGAATACCGAACCTGCATACTATGGAATTGAACACAAAATCCCTTATCTTCTTTGCCGTGATCGTGGCTAGTGGCATAGCCTCTGCCCATTTGGTGAAGTAGTCCACATCCACCACGGCGTATTTCACACCCCCCTTTGCTTTGGGTAACTCTCCAAtgagatcaattccccacatggtaAAAGGCCAGGGGCTTGTTAATGAGGTAATGGTGGATGTCGGGGTGTTGGAATAGTTGGCGAACCGCTGGCAACGATCACAAGCCTGAACAAAATTGAAAGCATCTTCCCTCATAGTCGGCCAGTAGTATCCTTGTCTAAGCACTTTTAATGCTAAAGAaccaccccccgagtgattgccataAATCCCTTCGTGCACCTCTCTGAgaatataatttccttcttccATGTCCACACAACGTAACAGTGGCTGGTTAAATCCCCTCTTGTATAGTACCCCGTCATATTCGACGTACTTTGCGGCCTGGTACCGAAGGCGTCGAGCCTGTAGTTTGTTCTCCGGTACAGCTCCTGTCTGAATATAGTTATGGATGGGAGTCATCCAGCTTTCTTGTAGGATTTCTTGCATTTGAAGTACCTCCACCTCCGGAATACTTGGGATTTCTTGGACTCCCAGAGGGATTTGTCCAAGTTGAACGATATCCATCTGTGAACCCATCTTGGCCAAAGCATCCGCATTACTATTTTCTTCACGTGGAACGCTTTCTAGCCTGTCATTTGAAAAGTTTTTTAGTAGGCGTTGCGCACATGTCATATATAGCTCCGTTCGCGGTCCCCGGGCTTGGAAACCTTCGTTGACCTGGTTCACAACTAATTCGGAATCACTCCGAACTATCCGATTCATGGCCCCTACTTCCAGAGCTAATTTCAGACCGTTGATCAAGGCTTCgtactcagcatcattgttggtaGCATAGAACTTGAAATGGATAGCACTCATCAAACGGTGTCCCTCCGGGGTGATCAAGATAATCCCGGCACCTGATTCATTGTTGTTCACGGCCCCGTCCACATGTAATATCCACCAAGGGTGAGGGAGTTCTCCCCTTTTTTCATTCTGATGACTTTCTTGCGAGGTCAGTTCTGCCAACACTATAGCCATATCGTCAACTTCTGCATCGAACTCAAGTATGAAATCGGCCAGCGCTTGTCCCTTGATTGCTGTGCGAGGACAATATTCCAAATCGAATTGTCCTAACTCTACTGCCCATTTTAACATTCTTCCTGACGATTCGGGTTTATGTAGGATATGCCGAAGGGGGTAAGCGGTGCGAACTTCTATTCGGTGAGCCTGAAAGTATGGTCTTAACTTTCATGATTCAAGAATAAGAGCGTACACTAGTTTCTCCATGTTGGTATATCTGGTTTCCGCATCCAACAACCTTTTGCTTACATAGTACACAGGCCACTGGTGGCTTGCTTCTTCCTTTACCAACACGGCACTGACGGAATATTCAGACACTGCCAAGTACAGAATCAATGTTTCCCCGTCTTCTGGCTTGGCCAACATCAGAGGATTTCCCAACTGttctttgattttcagaaaagcTTCTTCACAGTCAGGGTAATGAGCTTGTTTAACACTATGGATCACAAAAGCACTAAGGTATCAACTTTTACTCAAGGTGAGATTGTACTCAATTTCTCCGTATCCGTTGTACCTTCAAGTTGCGTGACTTCAGACATGTTTGAGCTACTAAAAAAATTTGGTTTGCATAACGCGCATGATGACAAGGTCCGCGATAATATAGCTTATGATATTAATATCTCAGCTTTAGAAAGTGTGAATGACTTGACTAGACATGTTGGAAGATATAACAGTAATTATGAGAACAAGAGTCCTGAGTAAGGTAGGAGTGCAAGTCCAAATAAGGGGAGGATTTCAGGAAGTGAGAAATGTATAAGTAATGTCTGCTGCAAACTGAagaaagagaattatttaatggCCCTTGCTTGGTATTGGAATGTCATAACACTTGTATTTGATCCAGGGAGGGTGACATTTGCAAAGCGTATCTTAAGTTTGAATCATCCTTGAGGAGAAAGAACTTTTCAAGGGGTATAGATTGTAACCAGCAGGAGAGACTCGGTCGAGAAGTGTTTTATAAGGAGTTGGGTCACCATCTAGTCGAGTACCAAGAAGCCCAATTGCAGCTATAGGCCCATTTCAGCCAAACTGATATTTATACTATATGACAGTGTTCAGCAGGAGGGGAGGGTATCGAAGAATCAGTCGTCTTTTACAATTCGTTTCAGTTCCTGTTATTTCAATTCAGTATTTCTTAATCTtatttgtatttttatttctGTCGATTCTATTTCCTTGTTCAATCTAGTTTTAGTACTTTGTCCTTGTTTAATCAGTAATGCAACACATATAAAAGCATGAGTTTGTAGTGTTCTTCTCAAGTAGTTGGCAGTTCTTATCTTTCAAATCCTTTAACTGGTTTCACTGAGTTAACCAGTGCTCAGGTTggttacaattggtatcagagccatcgCTCCTCGGACATGATAGGGATGAATTTGGTGGATACTTCACCATTATATTCAACTACGTATTCTTTTCCCCAACATCAGGTCAGTAACCCTGACATGAACTATTCATACGAGCATGCACCATACCCAGAGATGCATCAAAACCATGCGCTTCTGAGTTATGTGCATACCAGATGTTTGATACAAGTTCTGAGAGAGA carries:
- the LOC141690633 gene encoding uncharacterized protein LOC141690633, whose protein sequence is MLAKPEDGETLILYLAVSEYSVSAVLVKEEASHQWPVYYAHRIEVRTAYPLRHILHKPESSGRMLKWAVELGQFDLEYCPRTAIKGQALADFILEFDAEVDDMAIVLAELTSQESHQNEKRGELPHPWWILHVDGAVNNNESGAGIILITPEGHRLMSAIHFKFYATNNDAEYEALINGLKLALEVGAMNRIVRSDSELVVNQVNEGFQARGPRTELYMTCAQRLLKNFSNDRLESVPREENSNADALAKMGSQMDIVQLGQIPLGVQEIPSIPEVEVLQMQEILQESWMTPIHNYIQTGAVPENKLQARRLRYQAAKYVEYDGVLYKRGFNQPLLRCVDMEEGNYILREVHEGIYGNHSGGGSLALKVLRQGYYWPTMREDAFNFVQACDRCQRFANYSNTPTSTITSLTSPWPFTMWGIDLIGELPKAKGGVKYAVVDVDYFTKWAEAMPLATITAKKIRDFVFNSISSGQTEAINKIIKHTLKAKLEEKKGDWPEEMPMVLWSYNTTPRSTTGETPFLLTYGYEAMVPVEVGAGSLRRDAFIEEDAEVNQRLHLDLLDEARANAQLKLAAYQQRVARYFNKKASSK